From the genome of Simkania negevensis Z:
TTTCCCAGTCAAAGATGAAGGGGATGAAAAAGGTGACGGTGATGGAGAGGCTTAAGGAGTATGTGGCGGAAAGAGAGGGGAGAGTTTTTGTGACTCGGACAGGAAAGGGTATTCAGCTGAACCGGTTAAGTGAAACGTTTGCGGAGGCGGGACGAAGAGCAGGGATTCCAGGATAGTGATATTATGAAGGTGACGGGACACTCGAGCGCCTCCATGGTGGCTTCTTATGACAAGACCTCTCACGAAATCAACACAACGGAAAGAATTCAGCTAGTGACTTAGATTGCCGTATACAGCACACACTCCATAAATACCAGGGAAAAATGGAATATACTCCATTTTTCTTATTTTACTTATTGTATAAATAGACAAAAAAGGAGTATACATCCGAAAATGTCAGGTAAAATAAGAGGTAGGATATGTTCTCTCGCTTAAGATATTTTTCGAGTAAACATAGTTTTTTTCTGTTTGGGCCCAGGGGTACAGGAAAAAGCACTTTGCTTAAACACCGGTTTGATCAGAAAGAATGCTTTTGGTTGGACCTTTTGGATTCGAGCGTGGAAGATCGGTTTTTTCGTAATCCTAGCGAGCTTTACTCCATTGTAAAAGCTCTTTCACCTGAAATCAAATATATCGTTATAGATGAAATCCAAAAGGTCCCTAAATTACTTGACGAAGTCCACCGATTAATCGAAGAAACAGATCGAATATTTATTTTAACCGGTTCAAGCGCAAGAAAATTAAAGCGAGGTGGGGCTAACTTGCTTGCTGGTCGCGCCTTCGTATATTACCTCCATTCCTTTTCGTGTTTTGAATTAAAAAATCACTTTGATCTGCAAGAAGCCTTACACTGGGGTACTTTGCCGAGGATTTTTAATCTCGATGGAGAGGAAGAAAAAAACGAATTTCTACGCTCATACGCAGATACTTACCTCAAAGAAGAGATTTGGAATGAACAGGTTGTCCGAAAATTGCAGCCATTTCGTCGATTTCTTGAGGTAGCCGCACAGTGCAATGGGAAAATCATTAACTACGCAAATATCGCGAGAGATGTTGGAGTGGATGACAAGACAATCAAAGAGTATTTTTCAATTTTAGAGGACACAATGATTGGATTCTTTTTAGAGCCTTTTCATAGTTCTTTTAGAAAGCGTCTTGTAGGAAAGCCTAAGTTTTATTTCTTTGACCCAGGTGTTGTCCGTAGTCTATCTAGGAGGCTCTCTGCTTCTCTGATACCGAAAACAGCAGCTTATGGGGAGGCATTTGAGCACTTTATTTTACTAGAGTTCATGCGGTTAGGTAGCTACTTTCAACCTGATTACCGTTTCTCTTTTATTCGCACGGTATCAGATGTTGAAATTGATTTAGTTATAGAAAGACCTAATAAACCGCTTCTATGCATCGAAATCAAGAGCGCTGAAATCATTGATAAAATGAGCATTAGATCCTTTATCAAGGTCACAAAAGAGATTCCAAATTGTGAGGCAATTGTTTTGAGCCAAGACCGTTTCATGAAAACATTCGACCACGTTACTTGCTATCCTTGGAAACAAGGCATAGAGGAATATTTTCCTGAAATCGCCATGAAAGAGTAAGCAGCCCCTTCCTTTTTTCCTTTTCGTTTTCTCATAAATGACGAAAACCATGTCATTGACTCTAAAAAATACAAACAGTTTGGAATGCTTCGACGTCACAAACTATGAAGAAGCAAAAAAGTCTCAGTCAAATTGGATTTGGAAGCAACTAGAACTCATTAACATTCAAGAGGCTGTAGAGGTTTGGTTGTGGACACTGAGTGAGAGGACTAGAAGTAATTACAAATCAGGTCTTAGGAGGCTTGCAGAGTTGGGGCTTTTTGATTCGCTCATGACATTGCAAACTTTTGCGCTTGTCAACCATGAGGTGATTGTGGATCAGATTAAGTCGGTTTCTCATTGGAGCGAGTGTACGAGACAAGCAAGGGCGGCGGGGTATATTTCATTCACAGGTTTTTTACACCGTCGTTCGAGAGGACTTATTCCCAAGGCTCTTGCAAATAGGGAAGGGCTTGGGAAAACCTTTTTTAAAGTTTACGATAAAGTTAAAACTGCTGCTATGAGTCAATCTCAGTGGACAGGTTTTTTAGAAGCACTTGAAGAAATCAGTCCAAGGGAGTGTTTGATTGCAAAGTTGATGCTTCAAGGTGGCAAGCGTATCAGTGAAGTTCTCTCTCTTCAAATAGAGCAGATCCGCTGGGATAGAAGGAAAATTGTTTTTGAGCAATCTAAGGCAAGGGGGATGAAGAAGACGACTGTGATCACTTTTCCTCAAACTGTGATAGATAAGCTAAAGCAATATGTCAACGAGCGAGAGAGGAGAGTTTTTGTCACGCGTACTGGAAAACCTGTAATGGTTAACCGAGTAGCGCATATGTTTAAAAAAGCTGGGAAAAAGTCTGGAGTGCCTTTTAAGATAACGCCTCATGTTCTTCGAGCTTCAACTGTGACGTACTTAAAACAGCAAGGATTTCAAGACAGTGACATCATGAAAGTTACTGGACATGCAAGCGCGGTTATGGTTAACGCTTATGACAAGACTGCTCAAGAGTACAATGCGACAGAGAAAGTTCAGCTAGTGACTTAGATTAACTCTGAGATGTTAAATATTAGCCAGAGACGCTTTATCAGTATCTGAAGCAAAGGAATAATTTTTAGCGCTTTTTTAGACACAAGTAAAAGCACTATGAATGTTTTCGTTAACTTCTTTTAAGTCAAAATATTCTGGGTTAAAATCTTTACCTATCCAGTCGATGAGGTCCTCATGATCGGGATGCTTTTTATTTTTGAGAATTTTAAGTTTTTCTCTATATAGCCAGACTCCTCCAGAGTCTTCAGGGGGACAGGCACGTTTTCCATCAATGCAACAGGGGTAAAATGATTTTTCATTTTTGGGGATAAGAGCTTCTAAAACGACTGAATGTTTCCAAGAATCACCAAAGTCATACACATAAAGGAGCTCATCGCCTTCTTTCATTTTTAAACTCGAAAGGCGGTCTGTAAACCTTACATTGCCATCAAATTCAAAGTATCGTCCTCCATATTCAAAAGAGAATAAGTGATAATCTTCCCATCCCATACTTACTTGAATAGCCATATGAAGTTCGTCTAGGGTATTTTTTGGATCGAATAATATGCGTCTCCATATTGAAGGTTTAAGATCTAGGAGGGATATTTTTAACTGGTAAATTCCTTGTGTATTCATAGAGGTTTCTCCATTTAATGAGGAGTAATTGTGTTTGATGAGAAATGGGGATTGCAAGAAATTTTTTTACGCTGAATGTTCACTATTCTATTCTCCTGATGATTAGAAAAGATCTGAATGGGGACCCAGTCTGAAATTGACGCTTTCGTTTTCACTGATTATCAGTGACTTAAAGCGATTTATTCAACAACACCGGATGATGATTCTGTTTATCTTTTTGTAGATGAGTATCTACCCTATAATTAATGGGATAAAAATTATCGCGACATAGATTTGACATAAAACCTAACCAAATGTTAGGTTTTATGTATGAGAGAAAAGACTGTTCAACAGAAACTTTACGAAATAGCCAGCCTTCAACAAGGCTACTTCACTGCTTATCAGGCTAAACAAGCCGGTTATTCAGATAGTCGTTTTGCTTATCACGTTAAAAAAGGAAATTGGATTAAAGAAGGGCGAGGAATTTATCGGCTGGCAAATTATCCGACAGGTGAAAGACCTGATTTAGTGTTCTGGAGCCTTTGGTCTGCTAATCGTCAAGGAAAGGTCCAAGGGGTGTTTTCTCATCAAACCGCGCTTGCTATTCATGAGCTTAGTGATGTCATGCCAGCAAAATACTATATGACAGTCCCTAAAGGGTTTAGAAAATATCATCCATATCCGGAAAATCTTGTTCTGTATTTTGCGAATCTTTCTGAAGAAGAAATCTGGGAATTTGAGGGCTATAGAGTTACTAGCCCAAAGAGGACGATTCAAGATATTTTGCTGGATAAAAGTTTTTCTGAAGAGTTGGCGATTCAAGCAATACTAGATGCTTTAGATAGAGGAATAGTCTCTTTAGACCTAGTTTCTGAGCTTAAAGAAGATTTCAAATCGGACCGAATAAGTCGCATTTTAAATGGAGTTGTAAAAAGTGAATAATAGGACCTATTTGTCTCCAGCTAGTTTTCGACAAAGTCTAGAGAGTCGACTTCAAGCAATTTCAAAGAATACAACCATCGACTTGCAGAGAATCCGTAGGAAGGTTGCTTTTGAACGATTCCTTGCGCGCTTGTTTTATGAAAGGCCCTATTCTTGGGTGTTAAAAGGAGGATATGCATTAGAGGTGCGATTTGAGTTATCTCGAGCTACAAAAGATCTTGATCTCGGAACGCGTTTGAAGATAACTGGAACAATAGAAGAGCAACAGTCAATTCTTCACCAAAAGCTCCAGAAATGTGCAGCAATAAATCTTGATGACTACTTTGTTTTTCAGATAGGGTCTTCAGCAAAATTAATAGAATCTGCTCCTGCAGGAGGATTTCGGTTCAATATACGTAGCATGATGGCTGGAAGGCTTTTTGTCTCGTTTTCTTTGGATATTGGAATGGGTGATGTCCTTACACCGCCCATAGAAGAGATTGAAGGGGAAAATTTTCTTGAAGTATATGGGATTCCTCCGGCACGTTTCCAAGCCATATCTCTCGAACAACAGTTTGCTGAAAAAATCCATGCAATGACTGTTAAAAGGGGGGAGCGAGAAAATTCAAGAGTGAAAGATTTGGTCGATGTGCTTTTATTGATAAAAGTTGGATTAAATAGAAAACGAGTTATGAGTTGTCTAGAAAATACGTTTCAATGTCGTGAAAAATCAGCTCCGCCTTCTTTAGCACCCATCCCACCAGAAAGTTGGAGAGAGCCTTTCAAGGAGTTGGCTAGTGAATGTGGGTTAGATCATGATTTTGATGCAGCGGTTACTGTTTTATCATCCTATTGGAAATAGACCTGCGTTCGTTAAAGTCACGGGACATGCAAGTTCGGTTATGGTTAACGCTTATGACAAGACTGCTCAGGAATACAATGCGACGAAGAAAGAAAGTCCTGGTTTGGATTTTAGTGGTTCAGGACGAGGACATAATACCTCTGTTGGAACATTTGAAATCCTCGAGATAGAATATGATGAAGACGGGAAGATAGTAGCTTTTGCCGCAAACTTTGTTCAACAAGGGAGTTCAACAACCCTATTCTCCGCCATTATTTGGATGCGTAAGGTACAATTCATCTATCCCAGTAGAGAAAACGTTTTTACTTGATATTCATGAAAACCAGAAATCTCAAGATTGGGACGAGTATTAAAAACAAGGAGCTCTCTCAAAAGAGCT
Proteins encoded in this window:
- a CDS encoding ATP-binding protein, whose amino-acid sequence is MFSRLRYFSSKHSFFLFGPRGTGKSTLLKHRFDQKECFWLDLLDSSVEDRFFRNPSELYSIVKALSPEIKYIVIDEIQKVPKLLDEVHRLIEETDRIFILTGSSARKLKRGGANLLAGRAFVYYLHSFSCFELKNHFDLQEALHWGTLPRIFNLDGEEEKNEFLRSYADTYLKEEIWNEQVVRKLQPFRRFLEVAAQCNGKIINYANIARDVGVDDKTIKEYFSILEDTMIGFFLEPFHSSFRKRLVGKPKFYFFDPGVVRSLSRRLSASLIPKTAAYGEAFEHFILLEFMRLGSYFQPDYRFSFIRTVSDVEIDLVIERPNKPLLCIEIKSAEIIDKMSIRSFIKVTKEIPNCEAIVLSQDRFMKTFDHVTCYPWKQGIEEYFPEIAMKE
- a CDS encoding tyrosine-type recombinase/integrase — protein: MSLTLKNTNSLECFDVTNYEEAKKSQSNWIWKQLELINIQEAVEVWLWTLSERTRSNYKSGLRRLAELGLFDSLMTLQTFALVNHEVIVDQIKSVSHWSECTRQARAAGYISFTGFLHRRSRGLIPKALANREGLGKTFFKVYDKVKTAAMSQSQWTGFLEALEEISPRECLIAKLMLQGGKRISEVLSLQIEQIRWDRRKIVFEQSKARGMKKTTVITFPQTVIDKLKQYVNERERRVFVTRTGKPVMVNRVAHMFKKAGKKSGVPFKITPHVLRASTVTYLKQQGFQDSDIMKVTGHASAVMVNAYDKTAQEYNATEKVQLVT
- a CDS encoding plasmid pRiA4b ORF-3 family protein; this translates as MNTQGIYQLKISLLDLKPSIWRRILFDPKNTLDELHMAIQVSMGWEDYHLFSFEYGGRYFEFDGNVRFTDRLSSLKMKEGDELLYVYDFGDSWKHSVVLEALIPKNEKSFYPCCIDGKRACPPEDSGGVWLYREKLKILKNKKHPDHEDLIDWIGKDFNPEYFDLKEVNENIHSAFTCV
- a CDS encoding type IV toxin-antitoxin system AbiEi family antitoxin domain-containing protein: MREKTVQQKLYEIASLQQGYFTAYQAKQAGYSDSRFAYHVKKGNWIKEGRGIYRLANYPTGERPDLVFWSLWSANRQGKVQGVFSHQTALAIHELSDVMPAKYYMTVPKGFRKYHPYPENLVLYFANLSEEEIWEFEGYRVTSPKRTIQDILLDKSFSEELAIQAILDALDRGIVSLDLVSELKEDFKSDRISRILNGVVKSE
- a CDS encoding nucleotidyl transferase AbiEii/AbiGii toxin family protein, whose amino-acid sequence is MLKGGYALEVRFELSRATKDLDLGTRLKITGTIEEQQSILHQKLQKCAAINLDDYFVFQIGSSAKLIESAPAGGFRFNIRSMMAGRLFVSFSLDIGMGDVLTPPIEEIEGENFLEVYGIPPARFQAISLEQQFAEKIHAMTVKRGERENSRVKDLVDVLLLIKVGLNRKRVMSCLENTFQCREKSAPPSLAPIPPESWREPFKELASECGLDHDFDAAVTVLSSYWK